One genomic window of Leptotrichia shahii includes the following:
- a CDS encoding ABC transporter ATP-binding protein produces the protein MKDDNIVINVENVSKKFKLYADRPMSLKEKIVKRVKKNTYKEFYALNDVSFKVKKGSTVGLIGKNGSGKSTLLKIINRTMFPDKGKISINGKIASLIELGAGFHPELSGRENIYNNATIFGFTKEEIDKRIPEIIAFSELEEFIDNTLRTYSSGMYARLAFSVAIHIDADILLVDEILGVGDINFQAKCANKIYEMKNNGTTIILVTHDMSTIDRLCDYAIWLEHGKIIADGSPKKIENRYLKFMAEEQEERKKIEVGKNINKQNDLKDDIQDENNKIKITHLGDHFGNGDVIFTDCKLLDEKHIDRRSFNTGQKIKLQVKYLCQVDPDDLQVNVGFEIASINGTYIYGTNTSREGKKNLKLNKKGTIEIELDNLNLLPGDYSIGIAIADLEEKATYDYYKNITEFKMYSNIHDIGLVRLEHKFIVDDKKIK, from the coding sequence ATGAAAGATGATAATATAGTTATTAATGTTGAAAATGTGAGCAAAAAGTTTAAATTGTATGCTGATAGACCTATGTCTTTAAAAGAGAAAATTGTGAAAAGAGTTAAAAAAAATACTTACAAAGAATTTTATGCTCTTAATGATGTCTCTTTTAAAGTAAAAAAAGGAAGTACAGTAGGTTTAATAGGGAAAAACGGAAGTGGGAAAAGTACACTATTAAAGATAATAAATAGAACCATGTTTCCAGATAAGGGAAAAATATCAATTAATGGAAAAATTGCAAGTTTAATAGAGTTAGGAGCTGGATTTCATCCAGAATTATCAGGAAGAGAAAATATTTATAATAATGCGACAATATTTGGATTTACGAAAGAAGAAATAGATAAAAGAATTCCTGAAATAATTGCTTTCTCTGAATTGGAAGAATTTATTGATAATACTCTTAGAACATACTCTTCAGGAATGTATGCTAGATTAGCTTTTTCTGTAGCAATTCACATTGATGCTGACATATTATTAGTTGATGAGATTTTAGGTGTTGGAGATATAAATTTTCAAGCAAAATGTGCTAATAAAATATATGAAATGAAAAATAATGGAACGACAATTATTTTGGTAACACATGATATGTCCACGATAGATAGACTTTGTGATTATGCTATTTGGTTGGAACATGGGAAAATAATAGCTGATGGAAGTCCTAAAAAAATAGAAAATAGATATTTGAAATTTATGGCAGAAGAACAAGAAGAAAGAAAAAAAATAGAAGTTGGGAAAAATATCAATAAACAAAATGACTTAAAAGACGATATTCAAGATGAAAATAATAAAATTAAAATAACACATTTAGGAGATCATTTTGGTAATGGGGATGTAATATTTACAGATTGTAAATTATTGGATGAAAAACATATTGATAGACGTTCTTTTAATACAGGACAAAAAATAAAACTGCAAGTAAAGTATTTGTGTCAGGTAGATCCAGATGATTTGCAAGTAAATGTTGGATTTGAAATAGCTTCTATAAATGGTACATATATTTATGGTACTAATACTTCAAGAGAAGGAAAGAAAAATTTAAAGTTAAATAAAAAAGGTACTATAGAAATTGAACTAGATAATTTAAATTTATTACCAGGTGATTATAGTATAGGAATAGCAATTGCAGATTTAGAAGAAAAAGCAACTTATGATTATTATAAAAATATAACTGAGTTTAAGATGTATAGTAATATACATGATATTGGATTAGTTAGGTTAGAACATAAGTTTATTGTAGATGATAAAAAAATTAAGTAG
- a CDS encoding glycosyltransferase family 2 protein: MKEKILLFIPMYNCKNQITRVLQQIDDTVKELVTEVIVVDNGSTDGGRKAVLEYIKNTNNTGFIKLLKNRENYNLGGSQKVAFSYAVENNFDYFIILHGDDQGNIHDLVPYLKSGEYKQYDRFLGSRFMKGSKIQGYSKFRTFGNRVYNLIFSIFLGRKLYDLGAGLNCYKVKILKNKFYIKFPDSLMFDYIMLMASSYYKHNIKFFPITWREDDQVSNVRMLNQAITTLKYLFSFFFNKKSIETKEFRKKIIDNYEATEVK; encoded by the coding sequence ATGAAAGAAAAAATATTACTATTTATACCAATGTATAATTGTAAAAATCAAATAACAAGAGTATTGCAACAAATTGATGATACAGTAAAAGAGTTGGTTACAGAGGTTATAGTTGTTGATAATGGAAGTACTGATGGTGGTAGAAAGGCAGTATTAGAATATATAAAAAACACAAATAATACTGGTTTTATAAAATTATTAAAAAATAGAGAAAATTATAATTTAGGTGGTTCTCAAAAAGTTGCCTTTTCATATGCAGTAGAAAATAATTTTGATTATTTTATTATTCTTCACGGAGATGATCAAGGTAATATTCATGATTTAGTGCCTTATTTAAAATCAGGGGAATATAAACAATATGATCGTTTTCTGGGTTCAAGATTTATGAAAGGATCTAAGATACAAGGATATTCTAAATTTAGAACTTTTGGAAATAGAGTTTATAATTTAATCTTTTCAATATTTTTAGGGAGAAAACTTTATGATTTAGGTGCAGGATTAAATTGTTATAAAGTAAAGATTTTGAAAAATAAATTTTACATCAAGTTTCCTGACAGCTTAATGTTTGATTATATTATGCTTATGGCAAGTTCATACTATAAACATAATATAAAATTTTTTCCAATAACTTGGAGAGAAGACGATCAAGTATCAAATGTTAGAATGTTAAATCAAGCAATTACAACTTTAAAATATTTATTTTCTTTTTTCTTTAATAAAAAAAGTATAGAAACTAAAGAGTTTAGAAAAAAAATAATAGATAACTATGAAGCTACGGAGGTAAAATAA
- a CDS encoding PI-PLC domain-containing protein, whose product MIILAHRGYWEKLSERNTEEALKKAFAKGYGIESDIRDYDGKLVISHDPANKNCMPAEELFKELAKYNNKLCFAINIKADGLGEELSKLLKKNNITNYFCFDMSVPQMIYYCENNFNVFARQSEYESEPLSLYKESQGVWIDAFYDDSWITEELISKHIKNGKKICLVSPELHSFPYLEFWKKLKSFDIDYSKIILCTDVPDEANEFFNKELIG is encoded by the coding sequence ATGATAATACTAGCTCATAGAGGATATTGGGAAAAATTGTCTGAAAGAAACACAGAAGAAGCCTTAAAAAAAGCATTTGCAAAAGGTTATGGAATCGAATCAGATATTCGTGATTACGATGGGAAATTAGTTATATCCCATGATCCAGCAAACAAAAATTGTATGCCTGCAGAAGAACTTTTTAAAGAACTTGCAAAATACAATAATAAACTTTGTTTTGCTATAAATATAAAAGCGGATGGATTAGGAGAAGAATTATCAAAACTTTTGAAGAAAAATAATATAACAAATTATTTCTGTTTTGATATGTCTGTACCTCAAATGATATATTATTGTGAGAATAATTTTAATGTCTTTGCTAGACAAAGTGAATATGAGTCTGAGCCTTTATCATTATATAAAGAATCTCAGGGTGTCTGGATAGATGCTTTTTATGATGACAGCTGGATAACAGAAGAATTAATTTCAAAACATATAAAAAATGGTAAAAAAATATGTTTAGTTTCACCAGAGTTACACTCTTTTCCATATTTAGAATTTTGGAAAAAGTTAAAAAGTTTTGATATAGACTATTCTAAAATTATATTATGTACAGATGTGCCTGATGAAGCAAACGAATTTTTTAATAAGGAGTTGATTGGATAA
- a CDS encoding HAD family hydrolase, which yields MIKAIIFDMDGVLIEAKDWHYEALNKALSLFGYEISRYDHLVTYDGLPTSKKLEMLSMERGLPRKLHKFINELKQQYTVDKIFTDCFPMFHHEYALAKLKSEGYKLAVGSNSIRNTIDLMMQKSNLKEYLDFFLSNQDVKKGKPDPEIYNKAIERLGLKPEECLIVEDNFNGIAAAKASGAHVMEVETVYDVNYENIKAHIKKAEEGGNINENNSSYGWR from the coding sequence ATGATAAAAGCTATTATTTTTGATATGGATGGAGTACTTATAGAAGCAAAAGATTGGCATTATGAAGCTTTAAATAAGGCTTTATCTCTTTTCGGATATGAAATAAGCAGATATGATCATTTAGTTACTTACGATGGCTTACCAACATCAAAGAAACTTGAAATGTTAAGTATGGAAAGAGGATTGCCAAGAAAATTACATAAATTTATAAATGAATTAAAACAGCAATATACTGTAGATAAAATTTTTACAGATTGCTTTCCTATGTTTCATCATGAATATGCTTTGGCAAAATTAAAAAGTGAAGGATATAAATTAGCTGTTGGATCTAATTCTATAAGAAATACAATAGATTTGATGATGCAAAAAAGCAATTTAAAGGAATATTTAGATTTCTTTTTAAGTAATCAAGATGTAAAAAAAGGTAAACCAGATCCTGAAATTTATAATAAAGCAATAGAAAGATTAGGGTTAAAACCAGAAGAATGTTTGATTGTAGAAGATAATTTTAATGGAATTGCTGCAGCAAAAGCATCAGGAGCTCATGTAATGGAAGTGGAAACAGTTTATGATGTAAATTATGAAAATATAAAAGCACATATCAAAAAAGCTGAAGAGGGGGGTAATATAAATGAAAATAATAGTTCCTATGGGTGGAGATAA
- a CDS encoding glycosyltransferase family 2 protein, producing MKIIVPMGGDNESITTQYMRSLYEIEKKTVLQHVYEHLSKIDNAEFIFIVKREDVSKYHVDDMLKLLVPNVKVIIAEGETKGAICTCLLAVDKINDEEPLIVVGVDQVLNINLNEVVNNFIKNDYDAGTIIFEDIHPKWSYVKLDESGLVIQAAEKRPISKNATTGFYYYKKAKDFLDSATTMIKKGASVNGVYYVAPSLNEMVLKQKKIGAYKVDKSNYFNLKKQRGREEYEDYLKGEK from the coding sequence ATGAAAATAATAGTTCCTATGGGTGGAGATAACGAAAGTATCACAACACAATATATGCGTTCATTATATGAAATAGAAAAGAAAACAGTATTGCAGCATGTTTATGAACATTTATCAAAAATAGATAATGCTGAATTTATATTTATTGTAAAAAGGGAAGATGTTTCAAAATATCATGTGGATGATATGTTAAAATTATTAGTACCAAATGTAAAAGTAATTATAGCTGAAGGAGAAACGAAAGGAGCAATATGTACTTGTTTATTAGCTGTAGACAAAATTAATGATGAAGAGCCTTTGATTGTTGTTGGTGTTGATCAAGTGTTAAATATTAACTTGAATGAAGTTGTAAATAATTTTATTAAAAATGATTACGATGCTGGAACAATTATTTTTGAAGATATTCATCCAAAATGGTCTTATGTAAAATTAGATGAAAGTGGACTTGTTATACAGGCTGCAGAAAAAAGACCGATAAGTAAAAATGCAACTACAGGATTTTATTATTATAAAAAAGCAAAAGATTTTCTTGATTCAGCTACTACTATGATAAAAAAAGGAGCTAGTGTAAATGGTGTTTATTATGTTGCACCTTCATTAAATGAAATGGTTTTAAAACAGAAAAAAATTGGAGCTTATAAAGTTGATAAATCAAATTATTTTAATTTAAAAAAACAAAGAGGAAGAGAAGAATATGAAGATTATTTAAAAGGAGAAAAATAA
- a CDS encoding glycosyltransferase family 2 protein, translating into MLNIVVPMAGRGSRFANAGYDLPKPLIMVHDKPMIQYVTNNIRPKKEHRFIYLCLQEHIEKYDLINKLEEISPNCIIVPVDRVTEGAACTVLLAEKYINNDDEMMIANSDQYVDIDINDYIKAQEGYDGLIMTMKADDPKWSFIKYDENNLVTDVQEKVVISDEATVGIYNFAKGSDFVKYAKQMIEKEIRVNGEYYVAPVYNEMIKDGKKITFYNIGSENNGMYGLGIPADLNKFLKNPISKKEF; encoded by the coding sequence ATGCTGAATATAGTAGTTCCTATGGCAGGAAGAGGAAGCAGATTTGCAAATGCAGGATACGATTTACCAAAACCATTAATAATGGTTCATGATAAACCGATGATACAATATGTTACAAATAATATAAGACCCAAAAAAGAACACAGATTTATATATCTTTGTTTACAGGAACATATCGAAAAATATGATTTAATAAACAAATTGGAAGAAATTTCACCAAATTGTATTATCGTTCCTGTTGATAGAGTAACAGAAGGAGCGGCTTGTACTGTTTTATTGGCAGAAAAATATATAAATAATGACGACGAGATGATGATAGCAAATTCGGATCAATATGTAGATATTGATATAAATGATTATATCAAAGCTCAAGAGGGATATGATGGGCTTATCATGACAATGAAGGCTGATGATCCAAAATGGTCGTTTATAAAATACGATGAAAATAATTTGGTAACAGATGTTCAGGAAAAAGTGGTAATATCTGATGAGGCTACAGTTGGAATATATAATTTTGCTAAAGGATCAGATTTTGTGAAATATGCAAAACAAATGATAGAAAAGGAAATCCGTGTAAATGGTGAGTATTATGTAGCTCCAGTATATAATGAAATGATAAAAGATGGGAAAAAAATAACATTTTATAATATTGGAAGTGAAAATAATGGAATGTACGGTTTAGGGATACCAGCAGATTTGAATAAATTTTTAAAAAATCCTATTTCAAAGAAAGAATTTTAA
- a CDS encoding GtrA family protein codes for MKKLIIQFFKFLLISGTGWLIDTTIYTILTVILKYNVIFSNILSSIPAITFVFFVSTRKIFLTHIGKFSLKQKYLIYILYQIILIVTVSIIGQMLYNISEPLLNNKGLLKIIIKLTITPITMITNFFVMKFLAEKL; via the coding sequence ATGAAAAAATTAATAATACAATTTTTTAAATTTTTATTGATTTCAGGAACGGGATGGTTAATAGATACAACAATATATACAATATTAACTGTTATACTTAAATATAATGTGATTTTTTCAAATATATTAAGTTCTATTCCTGCGATAACTTTTGTATTTTTTGTGTCTACAAGAAAAATATTTTTAACACATATAGGAAAATTCAGTTTAAAACAGAAATATCTAATATATATTTTATATCAGATAATTTTGATAGTAACAGTTTCGATAATTGGACAAATGTTGTATAATATTTCAGAACCTCTTTTGAATAATAAAGGTTTACTAAAGATAATAATAAAATTAACAATAACTCCAATTACGATGATAACTAATTTTTTTGTTATGAAGTTTTTGGCAGAAAAATTATAA
- a CDS encoding acyltransferase family protein, with protein sequence MRKFKALESLRFFAAISVALLHIFGIYGKGNLIPYSFILSVDFFFVLSGFVITYKESKNKNSLDYTKEFVYGRVIRLLIPYMLIILFYYLFFNKFFLKRHITLLQGFIELFLLQIMGLNINNIANLSILDTGLVAWAVGLELYIGNFYFPFVHYIKKKSKVLLFLLCTIIFIVSLSIITHNSDRFLDVHYQEWHGIPLGIFRILVSYSIGTISALIYNKIKEIKLIYNENLVYSGLELIICLILFRYYGKIDYYRENEYLFPVIAGLMIIVFAQEKGILSNILKKIYYLGSLSYSIYLLHPIYIGIFKYFNMELDIYLIIIYLVCIMLGSFLFYINIEKFIIKFKYDIKNKY encoded by the coding sequence ATGAGAAAATTTAAAGCGTTAGAAAGTTTAAGGTTTTTTGCAGCGATATCAGTTGCATTATTACATATTTTTGGTATTTATGGTAAAGGTAATTTGATTCCATATTCTTTTATTTTATCTGTTGATTTTTTCTTTGTTTTGAGTGGATTTGTAATAACATATAAAGAATCAAAAAATAAAAATAGTTTAGATTATACAAAAGAATTTGTATATGGAAGAGTTATTAGGCTTTTAATACCATATATGTTAATAATTTTATTCTATTATTTATTTTTTAATAAATTTTTTTTGAAACGACATATAACATTGTTACAAGGATTTATAGAACTTTTTCTTTTGCAAATTATGGGATTAAATATAAATAACATTGCAAATTTAAGTATTTTAGATACTGGATTAGTAGCATGGGCTGTTGGATTAGAATTATACATAGGAAATTTTTATTTTCCATTTGTTCATTATATCAAAAAGAAAAGTAAAGTTTTACTATTTCTTTTATGTACGATAATATTTATAGTCTCCTTAAGTATTATTACTCATAATTCTGATAGATTTTTAGATGTTCATTATCAAGAGTGGCATGGAATTCCTTTAGGAATTTTTAGAATATTAGTTTCTTACAGTATTGGAACTATATCGGCATTAATTTACAATAAAATAAAAGAAATAAAATTAATATATAATGAAAATTTAGTTTATAGTGGTTTAGAATTGATAATCTGTCTGATATTATTTAGATATTACGGGAAAATAGATTATTATAGAGAAAATGAATATTTATTTCCTGTAATTGCAGGATTAATGATTATAGTTTTTGCACAAGAAAAAGGGATTTTATCTAATATTCTAAAAAAAATATATTATTTGGGGTCATTAAGTTATTCGATATATTTGTTGCATCCTATTTATATAGGAATCTTCAAATATTTTAATATGGAATTAGACATCTACTTAATTATTATTTATTTAGTTTGTATTATGTTAGGCTCTTTTTTATTTTATATAAATATAGAAAAATTTATAATAAAGTTTAAATATGATATAAAAAATAAATATTAA
- a CDS encoding glycosyltransferase — MNKKIIIISAINFSEGGPLTIYKECLKYLEENFLEEYRIIALVHDRNLFSEYESKIEFMEFKDSKKSYLKRLYYEYIFFKKLSKKLKPYLWLSLHDMTPNVAADKRVVYCHNPMMFYKMTKEERKKSFKLFLFSKFYKYIYKINIKKNNYVIVQQNWIRKEFKKAFGIENIIVAHPEVNLEALKIDKNIEIEKNSFIYPSFPRVFKNFEVICKASEILENKNIKNFKVYLTIDGSENIYSKEIVEKYKKQECVKFIGLQSRKNLMNYYNKTETVIFPSKIETWGLPVTEAKAFKKKLILADLPYAHETLGNYEDVFFFNPDSAEELALKMESVINKKNISFDGNICKKIEQPYSNSWRELFEIILKK, encoded by the coding sequence ATGAATAAAAAAATAATAATAATTTCCGCTATCAATTTCAGTGAAGGCGGGCCCTTAACAATTTACAAAGAATGCTTAAAATATCTTGAAGAAAACTTCCTGGAAGAATATAGAATAATAGCATTAGTTCACGACAGAAATTTATTTTCAGAGTATGAATCAAAAATAGAATTTATGGAATTTAAGGATTCTAAAAAAAGTTACTTAAAAAGACTATATTATGAATATATTTTTTTTAAAAAGTTGTCGAAAAAATTGAAACCGTATTTGTGGCTTTCATTACATGATATGACACCAAATGTAGCAGCTGATAAAAGAGTTGTGTATTGTCATAATCCAATGATGTTTTATAAGATGACAAAAGAAGAAAGAAAAAAATCGTTTAAATTATTTCTTTTTTCAAAATTTTATAAATATATCTATAAAATAAACATAAAGAAAAATAACTATGTTATCGTTCAGCAGAATTGGATAAGAAAAGAATTTAAGAAAGCTTTTGGAATAGAAAATATCATTGTTGCACACCCGGAAGTTAATCTGGAAGCTTTAAAAATAGATAAAAATATTGAAATTGAGAAAAATAGTTTTATTTATCCCAGCTTTCCAAGAGTCTTTAAAAATTTTGAGGTGATTTGCAAGGCATCTGAAATTCTGGAGAATAAAAATATTAAGAACTTCAAGGTTTATTTGACAATAGATGGCAGTGAAAATATTTATTCAAAAGAAATAGTTGAAAAATACAAAAAACAAGAATGTGTCAAATTTATTGGACTACAGTCAAGAAAAAATCTAATGAATTACTACAATAAGACAGAAACAGTTATATTTCCATCTAAGATTGAAACATGGGGATTACCTGTTACTGAGGCAAAAGCGTTTAAGAAAAAGCTGATTTTAGCAGATTTACCTTATGCACATGAAACATTGGGAAACTATGAAGATGTATTTTTCTTTAATCCTGATTCAGCTGAAGAACTAGCTTTGAAAATGGAATCTGTTATTAACAAAAAAAATATTAGTTTTGACGGAAATATATGTAAGAAGATAGAACAACCTTATTCTAATAGCTGGAGAGAACTTTTTGAGATAATTTTAAAAAAATAA
- a CDS encoding glycosyltransferase family 4 protein: MEKCVIYFGFNNPLIYKRGVENVILSQSMALPRNIQKYYLFFGEKDEEFFWNDIKCVAIKHNLFRFFKLNKLINKLGKNSECIIHSHNYLMSFFLLKKIKKTDIFTVHDGLFYLSSQTNHRFKNIFKFIEKAVYKKSKLVHFISNFSKEESLYNGNNFIIINNTTPLEKVKVKFEKKIWNSKKIKIFTVRSIEERINIELLIELAQRNKNFEIKVSGKGPLLEKYRNEIKEKKLNNIELMGFLEDKKIREFYNDCDIVTVLAKYGEGFGLPIIEGYLHDKPVFASDVSAIPEVIIDKKFLVDNDVTDLENKILDYLKEKNKSYNFKDYYYSHFGNDVIKEKYFKLYNRIFKNF; encoded by the coding sequence ATGGAAAAATGTGTTATATATTTTGGATTTAATAATCCGCTTATATATAAGCGTGGAGTAGAAAATGTTATATTATCTCAATCTATGGCATTACCTAGAAATATACAAAAATATTATTTATTTTTTGGTGAAAAAGACGAGGAATTTTTTTGGAATGATATAAAATGTGTGGCAATAAAGCATAATTTATTTCGTTTTTTTAAATTAAATAAACTTATAAATAAATTAGGTAAAAATTCTGAATGTATTATTCATTCTCATAATTATTTAATGAGTTTTTTTCTTTTAAAAAAGATAAAAAAAACGGATATATTTACTGTTCATGATGGCCTTTTTTATTTATCATCCCAAACCAATCATAGATTTAAAAATATTTTTAAATTTATTGAAAAAGCTGTCTACAAAAAAAGTAAATTAGTGCATTTTATATCAAATTTTTCAAAAGAAGAATCGCTCTATAATGGAAATAATTTTATTATTATTAATAACACTACTCCACTTGAAAAAGTAAAAGTAAAATTTGAAAAAAAAATCTGGAACTCTAAAAAAATAAAAATATTTACAGTAAGAAGTATTGAAGAACGAATAAATATAGAATTACTTATTGAACTTGCACAAAGAAACAAAAATTTTGAAATAAAAGTTTCTGGAAAAGGGCCTTTGCTTGAAAAATATAGAAATGAGATAAAAGAAAAAAAATTAAATAATATTGAATTAATGGGATTTCTTGAAGATAAAAAAATAAGGGAATTTTACAATGACTGTGATATTGTTACAGTTTTGGCAAAATATGGAGAAGGATTTGGACTTCCAATTATTGAAGGATATCTACATGATAAGCCTGTTTTTGCTTCGGATGTTTCGGCAATTCCTGAAGTTATTATTGATAAAAAATTTTTAGTGGACAATGATGTTACAGATTTAGAAAATAAAATTTTGGATTATTTAAAAGAGAAAAATAAAAGTTATAATTTTAAGGATTATTATTATAGTCATTTTGGAAATGATGTAATAAAGGAAAAATATTTTAAATTGTATAATCGTATTTTTAAAAATTTTTAA
- a CDS encoding glycosyltransferase family 4 protein, translated as MERKKISLEIQWAVGPKTGVGWYIFNIVKGLVQNNKNDYTGEFINFMNRHNVKEQINYNIKIKQNKLIPYKIYNILTQKLKISHNFLLGTKSDIYHFFNFTIPKNIKGKIIITIYDTVFFTVPETMGDMKTISEYRYAAEKSDLIITISESAKSDIIKHFNVSEEKIKIVTPGIDLQKYSHKYSKSELENIRKKYNLPQNYILYLGTIEPRKNIERIVKSFKRYKQEINDDLKLVIVGKKGWKYDNIMKLIESMGTDIIITGYIDEEDKVPIYKLAQIFVFPSLYEGFGMPILEAMASGTPVITSNISSMPEVAGNAGILVDPFDENEIFGAYKKILSDEKLKKEMVQRGLEQTKKFEWKKSVEILEKIYEEIQ; from the coding sequence ATGGAAAGAAAAAAAATTTCTCTTGAAATTCAGTGGGCTGTGGGTCCTAAAACAGGAGTTGGATGGTATATTTTTAATATTGTAAAAGGACTGGTTCAAAATAATAAAAATGATTATACTGGTGAATTTATAAATTTTATGAATAGGCATAATGTTAAGGAACAAATTAACTATAATATAAAAATAAAGCAAAATAAACTTATTCCATATAAAATTTATAATATCTTAACTCAAAAATTAAAAATAAGCCATAATTTTTTGTTAGGTACAAAATCAGATATTTATCATTTTTTTAATTTTACTATTCCTAAAAATATAAAAGGAAAAATAATAATTACAATTTACGATACTGTTTTTTTTACAGTGCCTGAAACTATGGGTGATATGAAGACTATTAGCGAATATAGATATGCTGCTGAAAAATCTGATTTAATTATAACAATTTCAGAAAGTGCAAAATCAGATATTATAAAACATTTTAATGTGAGTGAAGAAAAAATAAAAATTGTAACACCTGGAATTGATTTGCAAAAGTATTCTCATAAATATTCTAAATCTGAACTTGAAAACATTAGAAAAAAATATAATTTGCCCCAAAATTACATTTTATATTTGGGAACAATTGAACCACGTAAAAATATTGAAAGAATTGTAAAATCCTTTAAAAGATACAAACAGGAAATTAATGATGATTTAAAACTTGTAATTGTTGGAAAAAAAGGATGGAAATATGACAATATTATGAAACTGATTGAATCAATGGGAACTGACATTATAATTACAGGCTATATTGATGAAGAAGATAAAGTTCCTATTTATAAACTTGCACAGATTTTTGTGTTTCCATCTTTGTATGAAGGCTTTGGAATGCCAATTTTGGAAGCTATGGCATCAGGAACTCCTGTTATTACATCAAATATTTCTTCAATGCCAGAAGTAGCAGGAAATGCTGGAATATTAGTTGATCCTTTTGATGAAAATGAAATTTTTGGAGCATATAAAAAAATTTTATCAGATGAAAAATTAAAAAAGGAAATGGTGCAACGAGGATTAGAGCAGACAAAAAAATTTGAATGGAAAAAATCTGTAGAAATACTTGAAAAAATTTATGAAGAAATACAATAG
- a CDS encoding DapH/DapD/GlmU-related protein, which produces MEKSFYELWKLGINFIKTKIFFPKARLIRFPFDIRGKKFIKFGKNFTTGTGCRIEAYSFQDKNIRNKNIPQLIIGNNVQINDYVHLACANSLIIEDNVLIASKVYISDLNHGNYSFSNDLEHSNPEELAKERKIFTKPVKICENVWLGENVSVLSGTVIGKNSIIGANSVVSKNIPENCIAVGNPAKVIKKYNFETKKWEKV; this is translated from the coding sequence ATGGAAAAATCATTTTATGAATTATGGAAACTGGGAATTAATTTTATTAAAACAAAAATATTTTTTCCAAAGGCTAGATTAATTCGGTTTCCTTTTGATATAAGAGGAAAAAAGTTTATAAAATTTGGGAAAAATTTTACAACTGGAACTGGATGCAGAATTGAAGCATATAGTTTTCAAGATAAAAATATAAGAAATAAAAACATACCCCAATTAATTATTGGAAATAATGTCCAAATTAATGATTATGTCCATCTAGCATGTGCAAATTCACTAATTATAGAAGATAATGTACTGATAGCAAGCAAAGTTTATATTTCTGACTTAAATCATGGAAATTATTCATTTTCAAATGATTTAGAACATTCTAATCCTGAAGAACTTGCAAAAGAAAGAAAAATTTTTACAAAACCAGTAAAAATTTGTGAAAATGTTTGGCTTGGAGAAAATGTATCTGTTTTATCAGGAACAGTAATTGGAAAAAATTCTATAATTGGAGCAAATTCTGTTGTTTCTAAAAATATTCCAGAAAACTGCATTGCTGTTGGAAATCCAGCAAAAGTAATAAAAAAATACAATTTTGAAACTAAAAAATGGGAAAAGGTATAA